Proteins encoded together in one Lathyrus oleraceus cultivar Zhongwan6 chromosome 5, CAAS_Psat_ZW6_1.0, whole genome shotgun sequence window:
- the LOC127078994 gene encoding uncharacterized protein LOC127078994: MTDIPTGGVRTLHMEVGIFGFDYDQMIGNEDFMQVFSHEEIGVNVVNTYIRFLYDKLMRPNGLDVSFGFLAPATVNLVLILNRPDTVTEYVLRILMDNKDAEKLFFIPFNTGGHWLLLAINPIREIVYYLDSLGNDWTTYPDMKVLIDTVLQAFRAQRVIQTSRRVDGYIHPINVEGNKVVRSAMTNQQKKDFKNHHKAKTILLNDISYIEYENITNKNFVKSIFDSLRITHEGNAQVKETKALVLIQKYEAFRMEDDETIETMFSRFQMLVARLRFLDKWYSTTDHVKKIIRSIPKKWRPKVNSLKLEKDLNII, from the exons atgaccgatataccgaccggaggtgttcggaccctacatatggaggtagggattttcggctttgattacgaccaaatgattggtaatgaagacttcatgcaagtttttagtcatgaagaaatcggcgtcaacgttgtcaatacatatattag gtttttgtatgacaaattgatgcgccccaatggtttggacgtgtcattcggattcttagcacccgcgaccgtcaacttagttttaatcttaaatagaccggataccgtgacggagtacgttcttcggatcctcatggacaataaagatgcggagaagttgttttttataccgtttaataccgg tggacattggttgttgctcgcaatcaatcctatccgagaaattgtgtattatcttgactcgttaggaaatgattggacaacatacccggatatgaaggtcctaattgacac cgtcctacaagcttttcgggcccaacgagttatccaaacctcaaggaggg TCGATGGCTACATTCACCCAATAAATGTTGAAGGAAACAAAGTAGTAAGAAGTGCTATGACAAATCAACAAAAGAAGGATTTCAAGAATCATCATAAGGCTAAAACGATATTGCTTAATGATATCTCTTATATTGAGTATGAGAATATAACAAATAAAAACTTTGTTAAGTCTatctttgattctttgagaatAACTCATGAAGGGAATGCTCAAGTTAAGGAGACAAAGGCTTTGGTcttaatccagaaatatgaggCATTCAGAATGGAAGACGATGAAACCattgagactatgttctcaagatttcaGATGCTTGTCGCAAGACTCAGGTTTTTAGACAAATGGTATTCTACGACTGACCATGTCAAGAAAATTATCAGAAGTATCcccaaaaaatggagacctaAGGTAAATTCCTTGAAGTTGGAAAAGGACTTGAACATTATttag